The Fusobacterium polymorphum genome segment TCTAGAAAAAAGTCCTGAATTAGATGTTAATTTTAATATATATCAAAATATTCTTCAAACAATAAGACATAATAATTTTAGAAGATTTGAAAATATTGTAAAGAAAAATTTAGCTAAAAAAGAAAAAGTAACTAGAAAATACTTACAGCTTTAAAAACTTTAAAGAGATATATAAAGCATATTAAAATATATTTAAGTCAAATATTATGAATAACTTAATAGAAGGTTTAAACAATAAAATTAAGTCAATAAAGAGAATAACATTTGGATATTTAAATTTTAATAATTTTAAAAAGCACATATTAATTCAATAAGATGATTTAATTAAACAAAAAAGAGATTCTTTTAAGATTTTATTCTCAAAAAAATTCTTTTAATTATGTTAATTGCAAATCTAAAATTTTTATCAGTACTATTTGACAAACAACCAATTTATTATACAACTCATTTCTCAATTTGCATATAAATGTTTTGAATGACAAATGATTAATAAAATGATATAATAACTTATACTATATATTTTATTGAAATTAAAGGAGAGGTGAGTTTATGAAAAAAACAATTTTAATGTTTTTTACTTTATTATCTGTTTTTTCATTGGCAAGTGATGAAATTATTTCAGAGTTAAAAGGACTTAATGCAGAATATGAAGATCTAGTAAAAGAAGAAGAAGCTAGATTTCAAAAGGAAAAAGAGCTTTCTGAAAGAGCAGCAGCTCAAAATATTAAACTGGCTGAATTAAAAGCAAGTATTGAAGAAAAATTATTAGTAGCTCCAGAAGAAAGAAAAACAAAATTCTTTAAAGACACTTTTGATGGTTTAATGAAAGATTATTCAAAATATTTAAGTCAAATAGATGAAAAAATAGCTGAAAATAATGAAATAGTAAGTAATTTTGAGAAAATTCAAAAAATAAGATAGTGAGGGGGAAAAATGAAAATAAAAGAAATATTGTTAATTTCTTTAAGTGTAGTATCCTTAATTGCATGTAGTAATAACAAAATAAATAATGAAGATAGAGATGCTATGCAGATATTAGAAGAAAAAAGAGAGTATTATGAAGAATTAGATAAGAAAAAAGAAAAAGAAGCAAAAGGTTACCAAGTGGAAATGACAGCTGAGGAAGCCAAAACAGAAAAAGAGAAATTAGCTAATATGACAGAAGATGAAAAACTTAAATATAAAGTAGATAAAGCAAAAGAAAAAATAGATAATATGTTGGATATAGCTAAAAAAGCAAGACAAGAAGAGATAGATGTTGAAGAAACAAAAAATCAAGTTGAAGAAGCTTTAAAAAATATTACAGAAGAAAAATAAAGGGAGGGGAAAATTTTGAAAAAGATATTACTACTATTATTATCTTTATTAATACTTGCTTGTACTAATA includes the following:
- a CDS encoding adhesion protein FadA codes for the protein MKKTILMFFTLLSVFSLASDEIISELKGLNAEYEDLVKEEEARFQKEKELSERAAAQNIKLAELKASIEEKLLVAPEERKTKFFKDTFDGLMKDYSKYLSQIDEKIAENNEIVSNFEKIQKIR